In Thermus aquaticus, the sequence CCAGGGCCTGGCCCAGGTGGGAAAGCTCTTCCAGGAAGGCCCGCGCCGCTTCCGGGTCCTCCTGGGCCTCGAGGGCCTCGTGGTAGAGGCTGGTCCAAGGAGGGTCGGGCACCAGGTAGACCCCGGCCCCTCCCGTGCGCCCCTCGGCGAAGGCGGCCACCCTTTCCAGGGGGGCCTTGACGTGAAAGGAGAGGAAGCTCCGCACCAAGCCCTATACTAGCCCCTGTGGGCGCCCTCTACCGGACTTTTCGCCCCCTCACCTTCCAGGAGGTGGTGGGCCAGGAGCACGTGAAGGAGCCCCTCCTGCGGGCCATACGGGAAGGGCGCTTGGCCCAGGCCTACCTCTTCTCCGGCCCCCGGGGGGTGGGCAAGACCACCACCGCCCGCCTCCTGGCCATGGCCGTGGGGTGCCAGGGGCCCGAGCGCCCTTGCGGGGTCTGCCCCCACTGCCAGGCGGTGCAGAAGGGCGCCCACCCCGACGTGGTGGAGATTGACGCCGCCAGCAACAACTCCGTGGAGGACGTGCGGGAGCTGAGGGAGAGGATCCTTTTGGCCCCCCTTACCGCCCCCAAAAAGGTCTTCATCCTGGACGAGGCCCACATGCTCTCCAAAAGCGCCTTCAACGCCCTCCTGAAGACCCTGGAGGAACCCCCGCCCCACGTCCTCTTCGTCTTCGCCACCACCGAGCCCGAGAGGATGCCCCCCACCATCCTCTCCCGGGTCCAGCACTACCGCTTCCGCCGCCTTAGGGAGGAGGAGATCGCCCTGAAGCTTCGGCGCATCCTGGAGGAAATGGGTAGGGAGGCCGAGGAGGAGGCCCTCCTCCTCATCGCCAGGCTTTCGGACGGGGCCATGCGGGACGCCGAAAGCCTCCTGGAGCGCCTTTTGCTCCTCGAGGGCCCCCTCACCCGAACCCAGGTGGAGGCGGCTTTGGGCCTCCCCCCAAAGGAGGCCCTCGCCCGCCTGGCCGAGGCCCTCCTCCTGGGAAAGGTCCCCGAGGCCTTAAAGGAGGCCAGGCGGCTTTACGGCCTGGGCTTCGCCCCGAGGAGCCTGGTGGGGGGGCTCATGGAGGTCCTCAGGGAGGGGCTTTACGCCGCCTACGGCCTCGGTGGGGCCAGGCTTCCCGCCGGGCCCGAGGAGCTTCTCCAGGCCCTCACCCGCCTGGACGAGGCCCTGGAGCGCTTGAGCCGGCGCTCGGACCTTCTGGCCCTGGAGGCCGCCCTCCTCAACCTCCTCAACCTGGCCCCCACCGGGCCCACCCCACCCCCCGAGCCCGCCTCGGCCTCAGGCCCGGTCCCCGAGTTTGACCCCCACGCCCCCGCCAGGCCCAAGGCGCCCCCCGAGGCGGGGGAAGCCCAGGACCTGGCCGAGGGGTGGCGGGCCTTCCTGGAGGCTTTGAAGCCCACCCTAAGGGCCTTCGTGCGGGAGGCCAGGCCCCACCTGGAGGGGAAGACCCTCGTCCTCCGCTTCCCCGAGAGCAAGGCCTTCCACCACAAGAAGGCCGAGGAGCAGAAGGCCCACCTCCTCCCCCTGGCCCGGGCCCAGTTCGGGGTGGAGGAGCTGGCCTTCGTCCTGGAAAAAAAAAGCCTGAGTGGGGCTAGCCCCCCACCCCCCACCAAGCCGGTCCCCCCAAGAGAAGCCCCTCCCCCGGTGGCCGCTCCCCCGCCCGAACCGGAGCCTCCCCTGGAGGACCCTCCATGGGAAGCGGAGGAGGGAGAGGATCCTAGCGAAGAGCTTCGCCGCCTGGCCCGTCTGCTGGGAGGGCGGCTTCTTTGGGTGCGGAAGCCCAAGGCCCCGGAGGCCGAGGAACCCGTGAGCGAGGACGGCATAGGGGGTAATGGTATATAATGCCCCCATGACCAGGACCACCGAGCTGGGACCGGATACCGTGGAGAACATCCTGAAGCGGCTTCGGCGCATTGAGGGCCAGGTGCGGGGCCTGCAGAAGATGGTGGCCGAGGGGCGCCCCTGCGACGAGGTCCTCACCCAGATGACCGCCACCAAGAAGGCCATGGAGGCGGCGGCTACCCTGATCCTCCACGAGTTTCTGAACGTCTGCGCCGCCGAGGTCTCCGAGGGCAAGGTGGACCCCAAGAAGCCCGGGGAGATCGCCAACATGCTGAAGAAGTTCATCTAAATGGGGCTTGGGAAGAGGCTTGCCCGCCTCTTCCGGGCCCTTCTGGCCCAGGAGGCCCCCGACGACGCCTTCGCCCTGGCCCTCCTCGAGGAGGAGGAGCGGGAGCTTTACCTCGCCATGGACCCCCGGGACCGGGCCCACGGGGTGCGGGTGGCCAAGCGCCTCCTGGCCCGCTATCCCGAGGCCCCGGAGGCGGTTTTGCGGGCCGCCCTCCTCCACGACGCCGGCAAGGCCTTGAGGCCCTACCGCCCCTGGGAGCGGGTCCTGGTGGGCCTCCTGGCCCCGCCCCTGCCCCCTTATCCCTTGCGCCAGGGCCTCCTGGGAGCCTTCCAGGTGCGCCGCCACCACCCCCTCTACGCGGCGGAACGCATAAAAGACCCCCAGGTGCGGGCCCTGGTTCTGGAGCACCACGCCCCCCAAAGCCTCTGGGGAAGGCGGCTTCACGAGGCGGACCGGGAGGAGTGAGGCCACCCCATGCTGG encodes:
- the dnaX gene encoding DNA polymerase III subunit gamma/tau is translated as MGALYRTFRPLTFQEVVGQEHVKEPLLRAIREGRLAQAYLFSGPRGVGKTTTARLLAMAVGCQGPERPCGVCPHCQAVQKGAHPDVVEIDAASNNSVEDVRELRERILLAPLTAPKKVFILDEAHMLSKSAFNALLKTLEEPPPHVLFVFATTEPERMPPTILSRVQHYRFRRLREEEIALKLRRILEEMGREAEEEALLLIARLSDGAMRDAESLLERLLLLEGPLTRTQVEAALGLPPKEALARLAEALLLGKVPEALKEARRLYGLGFAPRSLVGGLMEVLREGLYAAYGLGGARLPAGPEELLQALTRLDEALERLSRRSDLLALEAALLNLLNLAPTGPTPPPEPASASGPVPEFDPHAPARPKAPPEAGEAQDLAEGWRAFLEALKPTLRAFVREARPHLEGKTLVLRFPESKAFHHKKAEEQKAHLLPLARAQFGVEELAFVLEKKSLSGASPPPPTKPVPPREAPPPVAAPPPEPEPPLEDPPWEAEEGEDPSEELRRLARLLGGRLLWVRKPKAPEAEEPVSEDGIGGNGI
- a CDS encoding metal-sensitive transcriptional regulator, with amino-acid sequence MTRTTELGPDTVENILKRLRRIEGQVRGLQKMVAEGRPCDEVLTQMTATKKAMEAAATLILHEFLNVCAAEVSEGKVDPKKPGEIANMLKKFI
- a CDS encoding HD domain-containing protein, with the protein product MGLGKRLARLFRALLAQEAPDDAFALALLEEEERELYLAMDPRDRAHGVRVAKRLLARYPEAPEAVLRAALLHDAGKALRPYRPWERVLVGLLAPPLPPYPLRQGLLGAFQVRRHHPLYAAERIKDPQVRALVLEHHAPQSLWGRRLHEADREE